CCGGCAAATTGGCCGTGGACTAACTAACCGCGATGAGCCGTTGCTTTCTTAGCCCCGATCGCATAAAGGTTACATTGACAAGATTATGGAGTAGGTCAACGGTTCAACTAGTTCATTAACACAATGGTCCCACACACAAATCTTAATCTTGTTATCCTCTTTGAATTGAGTGAGTTCATGAAATCACAAGTCACCATTTGTGGTTGTTTTCTCTTTTAAGGGAATCTAGTCTCTATACCCCTTTATGGATGGATTGTGCTGATTTTTACGTTTAGAAGTTCCATATGTGACATACATCGTTATCGTAAGGAAATTTACGATAACTTTTCTAAAAGTAATTAGTTGAGATTATACGATTTGATTTTCAAAAGCATCTTTAAGAACAATGACACGAGTAGTGTACTAGAACACGATGCAAAAAGTAGGATATAGTCAAAAGAAAAGAAGACGGGGTGGAGAAGGGCATAAGATAGTGTCACAGGGGTCGCCCCGTCCCACTCGAGAGTTGTGAAGAGAGTGATAGTGACGAATGGAAGATGACATCCAATActtgtatcacaaatgatgcccTTAGTTTGAGGGAGCTCTTTGTTTGCTTCATGCGTGCGTTTGAGATAAGATAATGATCATGTGTGGCTTACACTATCGAGTAAAAGTTTGTAGAGCACCATAACTTGCTCATTAATCGATCGGTTGTGCTTTAGGTCATTATTACTCCTCTTCTCTTTTCGGACTCCCCTTAAACAAAATTTGATCCCAAACTAAACATGGCACCGTCTATACAAGTGACACCATAAGTTCAATCGTTAGCTATCATTCAATCCATCAATATGTTCTTAGGTCCCTACATTGTTCTCATGCCGCTATGTAATGTGATTTCGTTAAGATTATCATAGGATAATCCACATGAGATGTCGGTTGGCTTGGTAGCCAATGTGGGGCTTCTACACTATATCACTAATAGTTGCTAAAATGTTATAATTGAAAAGAATTAAGTTTTGCTTATATTTATCCTAAATATAGCTTTGTTTTTAGTTTTATAGTGACACTTAATTCTTGTGTTAGGTAAGAAGTTAGATCCTAATTTTGTCATCTCTTTCTACTCTACTTATTGAATTTGAGTAgagtatatatatatgaaaaaaattattttgtacaTTCTTACCCTATATATATTTCTGGGCGACTTTTACAGATTTAGGTATCTAAATACCTCATACTCtcaaaaatgaattaaaatatcCGGATGGAACGCCCaaagctttatatatatatatatatatatatatatatatatatatatatatatatatataaaaggagaGGGAGATTtactttatataaaaataaaaaaataaacaaataaattattaatttattaaaaaagtaATTTatacataaataattaaatttattatcattttaaatgATTAATATAGTTAATGAAAAAAGATTTGACTATAAACAAAACATGTAACCAAAGAAAAGATAAAGATTTCTTATATCTCCTATTatcattcatatatatatatattcatatatatatatatatatatatatatatatataacttttgattgtattttcaattatcttcctctcaaatgaatGATTATTATTACTCTCATAGTCTGAATCTCTCCTAAACATTTGATCATTGTTGACCTATTCcggatatttttataaatatctGATCACTTTTGACCTGTTTTAAACTTCTCCTTAAGCATCCGATCATTCTTAACTTGTTCTACGTCTCACTTCAATTTCGTTCAATATCACCCTACATAATATCTAATATGGATCATGACTTTAATATTACTTGTTAAAACCAAAAGAATTACATATGATTATATGCCCAACTGTTAGGAGTTATCGTACTTCTTGAATTTTATTGGCGGACGAAATATGAGGTTAAACGgtctatttcaaaattaattagattgtAAGACCTTCCATAAGTTAACCATATAATTtactaatttatatttttatcatgGAATTGATGATATTAAATTATTTAGGATGAACGATATCATTTTTAGTTTTTACGCGGActgaaaaagaaaaattcaaaACACACCCCTCAAACGGCTATAAAAAAAGGTACCCCCAAGCTGTCCCCAACTCAGCGGCAGAGAAACAGAGGAAAAACAGAGCGTGAGCAGTCCAACCAAATGGAGAGTACCGGCGACTCCTTCCCCGTCCTCGACATGGCCAAGCTCGCCGCCGGCGACGAGCGCCCGCAGGCCATGGCCCTCCTCCGCGACGCCTGCGAGAACTGGGGCTTCTTCGAGGTCCGCCCATCGTCTTCCTTTCCTTGTTATTTCCCCTTCTTCTTACTCAAATCTTCTCCGccatcgatcgaccgatcgatcatcTCAGCTAGTGAACCACGGCGTGTCCCTGGAGCTGATGGACGAGGTGGAGCGCCTCACCAAGGCGCACTACGTCGAGCGCCGGGAGGAGAAGTTCCGGGACTTCGCGCGCGAGGCGTTGGCGACGAAGAGGCCCGACGAGCTAGCCGAGGTCGACTGGGAGAGCACCTTCTTCCTCCGCCACCTCCCCGTCTCCGACGTCTCTTATACCCCCGGCATGGACGACGACTACAAGTAAGAAGCAAGCTGGTTCGGCGGCGACGCAACTGTCGGAGTTAACTGAGCTAAAGGAAACCGGTTGTTTGCAGGGCGGCGATGGGGGAGTTCGGGAAGGCGGTGGAGAAGCTGGCGGAGACGATGCTGGAGCTGATGGATGAGAACTTGGGGCTGGAGAAAGGGTACCTGAAGGCGGCGTTCCGGGGGTCGGAAGGGCTGCCGACGCTGGGGACGAAGGTCAGCAGCTACCCGCCGTGCTCGCGGCCGGAGCTCGTGAAGGGGCTGAGGGCCCACACCGACGCCGGCGGGGTCATACTGCTGTTCCAGGACGACCAAGTCAGCGGGCTGCAGCTGCTCAAGGATGGCCGGTGGGTCGACGTGCCGCCGATGAAGCACGCCATCGTCGTCAACCTCGGCGACCAGCTTGAGGTCCgtctttctttttaattttatttatttatttatttatttatttatttatttattttagatcGAATCGGACCAGATTGATCGAACcaaaccaaatcaaatcaaaccaAATCAGATAAGGCCATCTTTGATCTACGATAAAAGATCAGTTCGATATGAAAATTTGCAATTGGATTCAACAGTCTTAAGTCCTTGAAGAATAAGAAATATGTTTCAAATTGAAATCGGTTCGATCGGTTCAATCAGTTAGATGAACAAACAATCGAAAGAAAGCCGGTTATGCGACAAGCATCAATGAGTTACTCACCATGTTGTTCTATGAATTCAGGTCATCACAAATGGCAAGTACAAGAGTGTGCTCCACCGAGTGGTGGCACAAATCGACGGGAACCGAATGTCGATTGCATCGTTCTACAACCCCGGTGCTGATGCGGTCATCTACCCGGCACCGGCTCTCGTCAaggccaatgaagaagaagaagaagaggaagagaaggaaataGAGATGTATCCGAAATTTGTGTTCGAGGACTACATGAAGCTCTATATTGAGAAAAAGTTTGAGGCCAAGGAACCGAGATTCAAGGCCATGAAGGCCATGGAAACCCTAAATGCCCATCCCATTTCCACTACTTAAGATTAAGGGAGAGATTAAGAATAATTTGATCCATATGATGGTCATTTTAATTATGAAGTTTAGTTTAAAATGTCGTCTAAATTATGTATAAGACAAGTAATAGGTCGATGTaatgatcaaaataataaatgcGATAGCACTATGTGAGTAGCTTTGGTCTATTTTCCTCGAATTGATTTGCTCGTAAATTTAGTTGCATCGTGCGACTTCAATGTCTCCGCCATTCTCCATGAGATCGTTTGGTTGAGTCGGTCAAGACTTAGGGCCACTGTCGAAGTATTGTATGATGAGATTGAAGGTTGTGGCCGCAACCAATTCTTTTTTAGTAGCAAGACAAACGTGGAGCACACTAAGAGGCCATGGGTCATCAACATGTTGTATATTTCTCTGCCAAATCGATGAGTAAACGATCATGTCGCCTAGGCGGCAACCGCTTCTACTTCCTTTATAACTCAAGCAACCAATCATTCATGAATTTGTCTCTTCGGTTACACTAGATTGCTCGTATGATCATTAAGTTACCGGTGGAGCCACGTTCGGCAAATTGAAGTAAATGAAAGTTTAAAGGGGCAAAATGAAAGTTTCCCACAGACTATTTGTATTTCAATTTAGGAAACAAGGAGGGCAAGCTTTTAAGTCACTAAATTAGGGAAATTGTGATTGATTGGTTCATTTGTTAATCATACTAAATAAAAGGAAGAGTGACACTTTGGTGCTATCTAGATAGTGCAAAAAGGAAGAATGTTTTAATCATTTTGAACTTTTAAgagtttttgttaaaaaaaaaagttgaatttAGTGGCATAAGAAGCCAATGCAACGTTATTATTACAACTTAAATAGAagtttttttgataatttaagtATCCAAGTTGTTGGTCCGATTAATCTTGGAGGTGAACGGCTTTCTAAAAGTGTGAACGGCAATGTCACCTAGCAGCTGACTTTGATAAATCCGGAAGTGCTAGCAGCAGTGTCATCTAACAGCCAACTTTGTCCAAGAATTTGATCATGACGAATGTATTCCTTGCCTTCATGAGAATCAAACTCTGGCTATCGAATTGTCCATGTATGTCTTTATCGTTGCACCAAGTCCTAGGATATACCTTTCTAGTTGCGATGCAATTGCACATTGTGTAACGATCACAAGTAAAAGAAAAATGTGACATTTAGAGTATGTTTTTAACGTTTAAGTTATACTCTTGTGTCGGATACTTAGGGTTAGTTGCGTTTAGGGTTAGTTGCGTAAAGAGAAGAGAAATATCTAACGAGACAAATAAAATAGAGAAATTTTTTGTGAAATAAGGTAAAGCAGAAGAAACACCTCTCAAGGCACTTTCTTTTGTCTCACGACTTTTGCACGAGAAAATAATAAACAAGACCATCTTTGAATAGACCTTCTATCCACTTTATTGTAAGAAACCctactttgaattcctttgcggCTTGAAAGAATTATGCATTTAGTAGCACCACCATGTTGAGTGATGATTCTGTATACATAACCATGTTTGTGTCAACTTCATTGAGAATATATTCTTAggaaaaaataagtataatttttcACGAGAAAATACTTTattgtataaaaaatattttgcagaCTCAAGTTACATATATTAAATGTAGGATTCTAAATGATCTGACCTTcatgaataaatttaatattcaaCTTAATAATATAACAAAAGATGATTTATTCTTCCCtaatattttcatcaatcaatttttaaattaatatggaGAAAATAAATCATGAATGACTATTGATCATTAGTAAAATGATCAAGACGTGAGGGAAGATAATATTCAACTTAATAAGAATTTTTTATGTTTATTCAATACATAAtatcaattaaatgaacaaatttaaataatttattaaactaaacaaacaaaaacatatatatatttagTTCATTAATATTTACGAACAACATTTATAAACTATATTCATCTGATCATGTCCGGAAGTCGATGAGATAGAAAACTGGAGATGTGGCGCTCCCACTGACCTCTTGTGGACTCCAATccgacctgcaacacagattacgTTAGTATCGAGCCAGGAAAGGAATCTCTAGTATTGACCATCCGACActtaagtcagtcaccgacgatgaagtagaaggcggagcaacaagaatgaaCATTAGTGAGAACAGTGTCTATTGCGTATTGCGTACCCCCGCTGATGCTTGGACCtcttttatatagagctcctgtaacACGCATGCATGCTTCCAAAGGTGAGCGCGCTTCCCAAAgttttccttaaaaatatttgtcagtaaagtgtcattgacacaataccttaaaaggctgagcatatctctgaagtacagtggaagcttccgccgtacgatcttctggttgtccaTGCCTGATGTGggcgacactaactcccaaagg
The genomic region above belongs to Zingiber officinale cultivar Zhangliang chromosome 11A, Zo_v1.1, whole genome shotgun sequence and contains:
- the LOC122032607 gene encoding 1-aminocyclopropane-1-carboxylate oxidase 1-like, which gives rise to MESTGDSFPVLDMAKLAAGDERPQAMALLRDACENWGFFELVNHGVSLELMDEVERLTKAHYVERREEKFRDFAREALATKRPDELAEVDWESTFFLRHLPVSDVSYTPGMDDDYKAAMGEFGKAVEKLAETMLELMDENLGLEKGYLKAAFRGSEGLPTLGTKVSSYPPCSRPELVKGLRAHTDAGGVILLFQDDQVSGLQLLKDGRWVDVPPMKHAIVVNLGDQLEVITNGKYKSVLHRVVAQIDGNRMSIASFYNPGADAVIYPAPALVKANEEEEEEEEKEIEMYPKFVFEDYMKLYIEKKFEAKEPRFKAMKAMETLNAHPISTT